The genomic stretch AAAAAATCCGGTGCAATCCGGCTCATCCATTTCATTATGTTAGCTAAGCCCGGCCTTATTTCAAACTTATCCTTCAATATCCCTTTGACTGCAATACTTACCATTTTATCGACTTTCATCATTCCTTTTCCGTTGGTTTCGGGAATTGCTTTTTGCATAGGGTTATCGGTTTTCGGTGGTGCAATTTCAAACACTTTCACATTGGTGTTTTCTAATTGAAGACGCAATGCCTGTGAATAAATGTGGATGCCCGCTTTTGTGCCGCAATATATAGGCGAAACCGTAAACGGAATGAATGCCAAGCCTGATGAAATATTGATGATTGCCGAAGATTTTTTGGTTTGCAAATGCGGTAAAAACTGATGAATCATCCGGACTGTTCCTGCAAAATTTGTTTCAATTTCTCGTGTACAATTTTCTAAATCTAAATGCGGATTTTGCAAATCTGCATTCTGCATAATTCCCGCGTTGTTAATGATGATATTCAAGCCGGGAAACTGTTGTGTAACCTGCTCATAAAGCTGTTCAATATCTTTCAAATTATTAATGTCGCTTTGAATAATATTGATTTGCGAAAATTGCTTTTTTGTTTGGTTCAGCTTCGCAATATCCCGAGCCGTAACAATAATTTTTGCGCCTTGCAGCAATAATTGTTTCGCAAATTCCAAACCGATTCCGCTTGTTCCGCCCGTGATTAAAATGGTACTGTCTGATAATTCCATTGAATAAAATTTAATAATTGCCCGGTAAAATACTTTATCAAATCCTCGCTAATAAAGCACGTGTTTCCGTGGCAACACGTTCCTGAAATTTTGCATCGTGTGCAAGTTCGGAGCCTTGCATAGGCATGCCTTTTTCATCAAAATAGATTCCCGTTTTTCCTGATGTATCGGTCAAAACTTCTGTGATAATTTTTGCGGCTTTTTGAGGTGTGCTTTTGAATCGGAAGAAAGCCGGCAGCAGCATCATCAGCTTCATTATATTGCTCATCAGAAAGCGCACGAAAGGATTGATATTGGCGTCGCTTCCGAGATTTGTGCTGCCGCCCATAATTCCGGGCTCTACCACATTGAAATTCAAACGCGGATTTTCTTTTGAAAGAAACATTGCAGCAGCAAGTACGCATTGTTTTGAAGTGGCGTAAGCATCAATGCCCGCCATTTTTGCGCCGCCTTCTTTCCATTCGCCACGCGCACTCGCTTCGGCAGAAATGTAACGACCACCTTTCATACCCATCATTTTTGCCGGTTTGCGTTCGGGGTCTTCAATAGCAGAGCCTATAAACACTACGTTTGCGCCGATTGGAAGATGCGGTACAAGCGCTTCTGTGAATGCAAACGCACCGAGATAATTTGTTGCAAAAACCATATCAAAACCTTGCGCACTTTTGGTTGCTTTTTGCGACATAATGCCTGCGTTGTTTAGCAAGCCTGCAATCGGAAGATTAAGCGAAATGATTTGTTGCGCAGTGTGTTTCACACTTGTAATATCGGAAATATCACAAACAACAGATATTGCTTTTCGTCCGTTTTGCTCAATCGTTTTTTGTACCTGATTTAATTTATCGCGATTTCGTCCCACAAGAATAACAGTTCCGTGTTTCGCAAGTTCTAATGCAGTTTCATATCCGATTCCCGAAGTTGGTCCCGTGATGATGTATGCTTTTTGACTTTCCATTGTCTGAAATTTTTGTACTGCAAAATTGAGCATAAAATTCCCCAACAGCTTTCGTAAGAAGTCCAAATTCAGTGTCGTGAAAAGTCCAAATAATTACAGAAAATGGCTTTTTTAATTAAAGTAACAAAGAACAAACAACCATATTGGTAAAGTCTAAAATCCGATGTACTTGATTTGGATGCATATAAACAACTGCCGGGGCTTTGATTTTGTATTTCTGAAAATCAATTTCAATAACAAGAGAGTCTTTTTCAAGTATATGAAACGTATATCCCTCGTCCCGATGCGATTGAATTGCTTGTTCATATTGTTCTTCGGTTGTATAGTCGGATTGTTTAATACTGATTTTGTCAACAGCAATACCTTGGCTGAAATCGTCAGCCATTGAGTTCAGCGGTATGTTCTTGTTATTTTTCAGCATTCACCTCAAATTTACACCCTTTCACATTTTAGGGCTATCCTTAAAAAACATCTTATTATCTTTAACCTACAAAAAATAAAAATCATGGTCGCATATTTAGGAACAGGGTTACTCGGCGCAAATTTTACCCGTGCTATGTTGAAAAGAGGTGTGGAAGTGCAGGTGTGGAATCGCACATCCGAAAAAGCTTTTGCTTTGGAACAGTACGGTGCCAAAGCTTTTGAAGATGTTACCAAAGCGGTAGAGAACGCTTCGGTTATCCATCTGACATTAAAAGATGATGCTTCGGTGGATGAAGTCCTGGAGAAAGCATCTGCTGCTTTTAAAAAGGGAGTTATCATTATCGATCATACCACGACTTCAGCTTCAGGTGCCGTCAAGAGAACCGCATACTGGAAGGAGAAAGGATTTGTTTACCAACACGCACCGGTGTTTATGGGGCCGCAGAATGCGTTGGATGCAACGGGTTATATGCTGGTGTCGGGCGATCGGAAATTGATTGCAAATTTGCAACCTGATTTGTCTGCCATGACCGGTAAGTTGCTCAACTTCGGGGAAACTGTCGGCAAAGCGGCAAGCATGAAACTGATCGGGAATTTATTCCTGATTACATTTACCGCAGGGTTGTCCGATGTGCTCAGCTTAGCCGAAGCGCAAGATATTTCCACAGAAGATATTTTATCCTTATTAAATGAATGGAATCCTGCGGCTTCAAGCATTCCCGACCGCTTGAAGAAAATGAGCGGAACAGATTTTTCCAATCCTTCCTGGGAGTTGAACATGGCGAGAAAAGATACGCAACTGTTTATGAATGCAGTTAATGAAGCAGGGCAATCCTTTACGGTAATTCCCGCCATTGCAAAACGAATGGATACATTAATTGCCGAAGGACACGGCAATGAGGATTGGATGGTTATTGGTAAGAAACAGTAAAAATAACAACCGATTAATTTTCTCCCGGATAGGTAACGCCGATTTGCTTTCTGATTTCATCCATGGTTTCACTGAGTTGCAAACTGAAAGCGTGAGGAAGCGAAGGACTTTCAATCAAATTGTTATCAAGGCATTTGACAACTTCAGCTATCTGGAACTCAAAACCGTTGACAAGCTGTGGCAGTGTTACGGTTTGCCAATCCTTGTTTGTTCTTCGCCATTCAAATTGACTTACTCTGTGCCATCTCGAAGGAATGCGGATCATTCCTTCCGTCCCGGCTATCTCTGCCGTCTGGGGCGTGTCGCAATCCAGCATGCTGGTAATAATACCCGCAGCGCCGTTCTCATATTGCAATACGGCGTGGCAGGATATATCCGCTCCGCCTTTGTCTGTATTTCCTGATACGACAATATGTTTCGGTTTGCCTAAAATCTGTTGGCAGAGAAATAAAGGATAAATACCGATGTCCAATAAAGAACCGCCGCCGAGATTAATATCGAATAATCTGCTTTCAGGGTTATATTCCGCCTTGAATCCGAAATCCGCCCGAACATATTTGACGTCTCCTATTAAGCCATTATCTGTAATCTCCTTGACAGCTTGCATCCAAGGCAGGAACCTTGTCCATAAAGCTTCCATTAAAAAACACTGATTGTCTTTGGAAGCCTGTATCATTTTGCGTACCTGCGTTGCATTGAGCGCCATCGGCTTTTCACAGAGTACCGCTTTGTTATGTTGAAGGCATAAAATAGTTTGCTTGCAATGGAACGCGTGCGGTGTGGCAATATAAACCACATCAATATCCGGATCTTGCACCAGCGCTTCGTAGCTGTGATAAGTTGTAGGACAGTTGAATGTTGCAGCAAATTGTTTTGCTTTATTGATATCCCTTGATGCAACAGCGCTTAACCGTACACGTTCTGTTAGTTGTAACGATTCTGCGAATTTCTTCGCGATTTTTCCGGGACCGATAATGCCCCATGTATAAGTCTTAGACATGAAAATATGGGATAAATTTTTTTAATCGGGCGTTACAAATAACGGATGTTGCCGGGTTATCGCTACCAGATTTTTATCCGCTCATCATCGGGCAAATACATTTTATCGCCGGGCTGCACATGAAATGCTTCATAGAAATAAGGACAATTCATCAAAGGTCCGTTTACGCGCCACATCGGGGGCGAATGCGGGTTGTTGTTTATCCATAAGCGCAGAAACTCATTTTTCATTTTTACGCGCCATATTTTCGCAACGGAAATAAAGAATCGTTGATCGGGTGTAAAACCGCCGATTTTTGCCGTATCATGTCCTTCTTTGGTCATTTTGAAAGCATCGTAAGCTACTGCAACGCCGCTTACATCTGCCGTGTTTTCTCCAACAGTCATAGCGCCTTTTATATGCAAAGTGTCCAATACAGTAAACGAACTGTATAAATCAATTACCTGCTGTGTCTTTGCTTTGAACTTCGCGTAATCCTCTTTTGTCCACCAGTTTTTTACATTGCCGTCTTTATCGAATTGCGCGCCCTGGTCATCGAAAGTATGTGTCATTTCATGACCGATTACCATACCGATACCGCCGTAATTGAGCGCATCATCGGCTGCATCGTCAAAGTAAGGCGGTTGCAATATAGCCGCCGGAAAAACAATCTCATTGGCAGAAGGGTTATTATAAGCGGTAACGGTGGACGGTGTCGTAAACCATTCCGTTTTATCCACCGGCTTGTTCAGTTTTGCCAGGTTGAATTGGTAATTATCAGCAGCGGTAGAAACCGTATTTTCAAAATATTTGTTTTTTTCAACAGTTACTTTACTGTAATCTCTCCACTTATCAGGGTAACCGATTTTCTTGGTAATGGCAAAGAGTTTCTCTTTTGCCTTTTGCTTTGTGCTGTCACTCATCCAGTCGAGCTTATCTATTCTAACGGCATACGCCTTCTGTATATTATTAACCAGTTCCAGCGCACGCTTTTTTGCACTTTCCGTAAAATATTTTTTTACATACAATTGCCCCAAAGCTTCGCCCAAAGAATTGTCAATAGCATTCGCTATTTTCTCGCCGCGTGTTTTTTGCACTGCTTGTCCGCTCACTACTTTATTAAACTCAAAACCCGCATCTACAAAAGGTTGGCTCAAAATATCCGCATAATTGTTGAGTGTAAATGCTTTCAGATAAATTTTCCAATCACTTGTTGGAACAGATTTTAAAAGTGAATTGAGTTTGTCATAATAAGCAGGTTGCGATACATCAATCGAATCCGTTTTAGCGCCGAGATTATTCAGTAAATTATTCCAGTCAATATTCGGTTCTTTTTTCGCGAGTGCTGAAACAGGCATCTTGTTGTAATTCGCATTTATATCACGCAGTTCAATATTTGTTCTATGAGATGCGGCAATTTGTTTTTCGATTCCATAGACTATATCAGCATTCTTCGCAGCAGTCGCAGCGTCAGTTCCTGTCAGTTGAAATAATGTTGAAAGATATTTTTTATACGCATTTTGTATAGCAACGCTTTGCGAATCCGTACTGAAATAATAATCACGCTGAGGCAAACCGATTCCCGCTTGCGAAACATGCGCAATATTCATGCTGCTGTTTTTATTATCAGGTCCTACATACAAACCTATAATAGAATTGTTATAGACTTTTGCTTCATCTGCCACAAATTTTAATAATGCAGTTGTATTACTGATACTATCGATGCGCGCCAGCAAGGGTTTTACAGGTTCATAACCGCGTTGGTTAACGGTATTTGTATCCATGCCCGATGCGTAAAAATCTCCAAGTTTTTGTTCAATACTTCCTGCCGGATTATTTGCTTTTGATACGCTGTCCAATATGCCTTGCAGACGCAGACGCTGCGGATAATTCATAAACATATACGCACCGACGCCTGCCTGCGAAGGCGGTATTTGTGCCGTGTCATACCAGATATGATTGACATACCTGAAAAAATCATCGCCCGGATTCAGAGAGGAATCAATGCCCGGTATATTCACGTATGCTTCCCGAGCCTCATTATCAGAGGCATTGTTACAACTCGCGAGCAACAGGATGCCGATAAAATAAAAGAGTGCTTTTTTCATTCAATAAAAACTTTAGTGGAAGGTAAACAAGTTTTAAAGATAATTCATTTGGTTGTAAACTTCATGACTTAGCAACGATTTTGATTGATTGCAAAATCAGAGCTGTAATAAACAGGATAAGAAATAAGCCGTTTGTTTGCGACTTTATACATTTATATAATGGAGATTGGATTGTCTCATTTTTGTTTTTCAATTCGCAGATGTATCTACGCTTATATATTCACAAATACCTTGCAATGAAGGAATAATA from Arachidicoccus sp. BS20 encodes the following:
- a CDS encoding M13 family metallopeptidase, with amino-acid sequence MKKALFYFIGILLLASCNNASDNEAREAYVNIPGIDSSLNPGDDFFRYVNHIWYDTAQIPPSQAGVGAYMFMNYPQRLRLQGILDSVSKANNPAGSIEQKLGDFYASGMDTNTVNQRGYEPVKPLLARIDSISNTTALLKFVADEAKVYNNSIIGLYVGPDNKNSSMNIAHVSQAGIGLPQRDYYFSTDSQSVAIQNAYKKYLSTLFQLTGTDAATAAKNADIVYGIEKQIAASHRTNIELRDINANYNKMPVSALAKKEPNIDWNNLLNNLGAKTDSIDVSQPAYYDKLNSLLKSVPTSDWKIYLKAFTLNNYADILSQPFVDAGFEFNKVVSGQAVQKTRGEKIANAIDNSLGEALGQLYVKKYFTESAKKRALELVNNIQKAYAVRIDKLDWMSDSTKQKAKEKLFAITKKIGYPDKWRDYSKVTVEKNKYFENTVSTAADNYQFNLAKLNKPVDKTEWFTTPSTVTAYNNPSANEIVFPAAILQPPYFDDAADDALNYGGIGMVIGHEMTHTFDDQGAQFDKDGNVKNWWTKEDYAKFKAKTQQVIDLYSSFTVLDTLHIKGAMTVGENTADVSGVAVAYDAFKMTKEGHDTAKIGGFTPDQRFFISVAKIWRVKMKNEFLRLWINNNPHSPPMWRVNGPLMNCPYFYEAFHVQPGDKMYLPDDERIKIW
- a CDS encoding SDR family oxidoreductase, whose amino-acid sequence is MELSDSTILITGGTSGIGLEFAKQLLLQGAKIIVTARDIAKLNQTKKQFSQINIIQSDINNLKDIEQLYEQVTQQFPGLNIIINNAGIMQNADLQNPHLDLENCTREIETNFAGTVRMIHQFLPHLQTKKSSAIINISSGLAFIPFTVSPIYCGTKAGIHIYSQALRLQLENTNVKVFEIAPPKTDNPMQKAIPETNGKGMMKVDKMVSIAVKGILKDKFEIRPGLANIMKWMSRIAPDFFAKLVDRNIKKRRQKLINSLQ
- a CDS encoding Gfo/Idh/MocA family protein, whose protein sequence is MSKTYTWGIIGPGKIAKKFAESLQLTERVRLSAVASRDINKAKQFAATFNCPTTYHSYEALVQDPDIDVVYIATPHAFHCKQTILCLQHNKAVLCEKPMALNATQVRKMIQASKDNQCFLMEALWTRFLPWMQAVKEITDNGLIGDVKYVRADFGFKAEYNPESRLFDINLGGGSLLDIGIYPLFLCQQILGKPKHIVVSGNTDKGGADISCHAVLQYENGAAGIITSMLDCDTPQTAEIAGTEGMIRIPSRWHRVSQFEWRRTNKDWQTVTLPQLVNGFEFQIAEVVKCLDNNLIESPSLPHAFSLQLSETMDEIRKQIGVTYPGEN
- a CDS encoding SDR family NAD(P)-dependent oxidoreductase, coding for MESQKAYIITGPTSGIGYETALELAKHGTVILVGRNRDKLNQVQKTIEQNGRKAISVVCDISDITSVKHTAQQIISLNLPIAGLLNNAGIMSQKATKSAQGFDMVFATNYLGAFAFTEALVPHLPIGANVVFIGSAIEDPERKPAKMMGMKGGRYISAEASARGEWKEGGAKMAGIDAYATSKQCVLAAAMFLSKENPRLNFNVVEPGIMGGSTNLGSDANINPFVRFLMSNIMKLMMLLPAFFRFKSTPQKAAKIITEVLTDTSGKTGIYFDEKGMPMQGSELAHDAKFQERVATETRALLARI
- a CDS encoding NAD(P)-dependent oxidoreductase; this translates as MVAYLGTGLLGANFTRAMLKRGVEVQVWNRTSEKAFALEQYGAKAFEDVTKAVENASVIHLTLKDDASVDEVLEKASAAFKKGVIIIDHTTTSASGAVKRTAYWKEKGFVYQHAPVFMGPQNALDATGYMLVSGDRKLIANLQPDLSAMTGKLLNFGETVGKAASMKLIGNLFLITFTAGLSDVLSLAEAQDISTEDILSLLNEWNPAASSIPDRLKKMSGTDFSNPSWELNMARKDTQLFMNAVNEAGQSFTVIPAIAKRMDTLIAEGHGNEDWMVIGKKQ